The following DNA comes from Capsicum annuum cultivar UCD-10X-F1 chromosome 7, UCD10Xv1.1, whole genome shotgun sequence.
TGAAGATCAGTGTCATGGTACGATGCCTGCACGTCTCACACGTTCGTGTCCCACTCGAGGAGCGTAACTTTACGGCATCCAGGGGACAATAAAAGCCGTCAGTAACAATTCTCATGAAAATGTTTATCCGGCTGTCTTAGGTCAACCAAcgtgaaaaaattagaaaatattttttgaattatttcctCCTGCGTACCCAAAACACACTTAGAAATCGACTTTTTCCATGAACATGATTTATTTCATTCTTAGTTACAACCAAGCCAAGAAAGAGCAAAAACTAAATTACATCAAAATGCTTTAGTAGCCATAGCAGAAATGAAAGGTTAAAGGAAAAACTACCCAAAAGGTGAAAGTAGATATAAAAAAGACCAAAACTGTTGGCAGGGTTAATTATATTTTTGCTACATATATAGACATTAAACTTACAGACAATGAGTTATATGATGAAACTAGGTTCTGATAAGTTAATATTATTGCTCATTTgctcttctctcttttcttgttccttttcttttccttcctcTTCATCCTCTGCATCCCAAAGAAAGTGCGCATAGGAAGCCAACACATAGctgcattattaaaaaaaaacaccttAAGTTTGTTTACTCTTAACGTCAACAACATATCCAATAGGAGTACAGTAACATAAAAGGTGAAATTAGCGGCACATGAATTTTATAGCTAAACAAGAAATTAATCGTTAATCCTATTTAGCAAtagattaataaaatattatcaaaaaatttatGTTAGCTATGAGCTATTATTGACAGAtttatcacaaagtccatagttctaacttttttttaacaGTACTTCCTCCGTTcatttactatatcacccatattaataataagtcatctaaatatagAGAAATGAATGCAGTATATATTAAATAACACAGGTAAAATAGAGACAAAATGGTAAACTATCTCTTTATTTTCCAAGTTGAACAAGTAAaattgaaaaactatttttaatatagtggataagtaaaaataaatcaaaagaataatAGGTTATTGAATTTAACTTCTATATATTCACAATATAAGTGAATATTGACACATTATCTCACTTAAAAGATAACTACAATCTATAACTATCCATTAAAAGTGggattaataatttcaaaaaaaaataacgCAAGTTTGAAAATATACAAAATGAGTCATTTGGTTCCAAGGATACATAAGAAATAACGATTCCGAAATGTTAAATTAAAGGAACAAATATGACCCTTTTCTCTAAATTAAATTCTACTATAATTTTGTTCTTATGTGTCATATATGAATTACACACATATTCGTTGATTTCACAATTTCATTCAATTAAATTCATACCCAAAGGAGAACCAGGAGCTTGGGGCTCGACGAGTACAGAAAGTAATGAATACTTACCAATCGTTTGGTGAAACTTTAACAGCTTTCTCAAAGTAGTTGTGAGCACGAGGGGCATCTTTATGTGCTCTCCAAATTAAATCAGCATATAGTGAGAGTACATTTCCATCACTAGGATTTGCCAACACCGCTCTCTCACAATATTCTTCTGCTTTCTCCATGTTCCCACGCacctattttcattttcaatttacaaaatcaaaaacattaCAGAAACATAGCATATACtacaaaaagaaaaactgaatTTAGCCACAAATTTTGCCGCTAACCTTCGCTATTTTGCTCGTAGCTAATAGAAATCGGTCGTTTCATAAGATTAGCGATAAAGTTTGTTGTTTGGCTGCAAAATTTGTTTGTTGCTAAATAACTGTGAATTGTAGTTGAACGAGAAGTAATTTCTTACTTTTATACTCTAGCTAATTACCCATATACTCGCTCCACATTAAAATAGTTGCCTTGTTCACTTGGTACTTTccttacaaaaatatttattttattaaattagtcttattaattatactttgagaaaataaatttgaatatatacactttgtttagtcatttaatcaTAAGAATAGTAttgaaagaacaaaataaaatcatcttaATTTCATCAAACGACAACTAAAGtgaaacaaataattttagaaagaatGTCAACTAAACGAAACAGAAGTAATAATATAGTACGTGTAtgctccctccgtctcattttacttATCCCAATTTAATTTGGCAcatcaattaagaaaaataattaataacatagctAGTTTAccattacattttaatttgaaaaaaaaaaataattaatgcaaaaggataaacatggaaaaaaaatatcttgatttaggaaaaagacaaataaaataaaaaattaaattaaaaaatttgagacaaataaaatgagacggagaaaTATAACATAGTGAGCTATTAATATAGATGGAGGGTAATTTCAAAAGTGTGACACAAGCACGACATAAGTGTCTTAATTATCTTCCTAATATCAATACAGGCTAGCCCAGCCCATCTAGGCTAAGCCCACGCGAGCTTTGAAGTATAACAAATCAGGTCAGACTGGTCCATTAATATGACGAGCCAGAAAATAGCAAGCCCAACTTTTCACATTGTGGGTTGTGGACCTTCACGGACCAGCtcacttttaaaaatatattatttttataatcttaatttaatttttaaattattaattacataaatatttacaacATAATATTAGATGTAGttactacttgttaatcaagtatcaaatttacaaatatatatatctatctatctatctatctatctatatatatatatatatatatatatataattatctatgaaattaaataacttttgataccaaattcaaatcaaatagagatattgaaaaagaaacaaaattattcatgaataataatataactagctaaatagcaatattaacctaattttagttttattgatcataataaaacacaaagaaaaatcaatatttaatccactaaaagtgaaaataaactCCTCAAAGAAAAATTCACATGACACTTATGACGTGTTCAACATCATCAcatcatcttcatcaaacatatttaattccttaaaaaatttagtattttatattttaattatttatatattttataaacatatttaatatttaaatatctatgatgGTTCAAATAAACTTTGAGTttgaatttcttttaatttttaatactctattttattttgtatttagccCACGGGCCAATCATTCCATATTGCTCAAGTCCCACGAGTCAACGGATTTATAGGGTCAGGCTAAAGAGTTCTATTCTTAAATGGGCTATAAAAACTATAGCCCAACTCAAACAATTTACGGACTAGGCCGGGTTGGCTCAACGAGCTTGGGCCATATTGACAACTCTGCTCCTCACATTCCATCAAATTTCTTAATTGTCTTTAAAATTATCCCAcgaattttgataaatattttttaattaatctttttatttgttaaaaataacttaatcacctgaaaatttttattttttattttttattttaatattatgatatttatattaaaacttcaattaatttaaattaaggTTGTAGTTTCACCACTACACTACAAACCATGGTGGTAATCATATCTTACACCTTCATCCTGGAACTAGAAAGTAAAAAACATAGCACAACCCTCTATTTTATTTTCACATActaaatatgcaaaatttataatattattaataccTCTTTCAAGAATCTTGCATAATTTCCAAGAAGAAGTGAATTCCCAGGATTGGCTTGAATCATTTTTGTGTAATACATATCAGTATGATCACTCCCATGATTTGACGAATCCCAATATTCAGAAtcatcactaccaccaccacaTTTCTTTCCTCTACCGGCTCCTCCACTACCTCCACCCTCAACCACCAGCTGCTCCACCGCCCTCGTGTGTCTTTTCTCTTCCTTAGTGTCTTCGCACCCATCCATCGTTTCCAACCCAGAATTCGGAAGCAACATCAACCCCTTTGTCATAATTTCTACCTGTATGTTGGtatataattaagtaaataaaaatattacactATCGTTCTAGTTTAATTTGTTGATGAGATGATCAGATGGTcacaatttattttaatataatattaaaataggCACACAAAGTTGGTCTGAGATTTGAGTCTCATTGTCATTCATTATCAAAAATATGTTACACATGCTCGGCCATTAAAAAGAagattcaattttatattttgtaagaATTTTGCACACCAATAGATCACCTTACATATTGTAGTATGtaagttatttttatttctgaattcatatttttataataagaCTTGGATGTAGAATATTCTTTGAGCAACATAATAGTATCATTTTTTCTTTACAATGCTTAAAACTCTATAAAAGAATCATGCCACGTGATTTTGGGGCTTGTTGAAAACATAATGAAGCTCAAGAAAAATAATAGGTGTACGGTGTACCGCACGTGAATTAAACTCATGGAATAAGAATAGTGTCCTTACGTGAGGAGGCGTATTGAAGATGTAAAATTAGGAtctcaagaaaaaaagaatattCAGATTGATATACGGACATTGTACATGAAGAGATGTGTTGAagactaattaaataaataaaaataacttacTATCTCTCATGATAGATGAGAATTTCTAATAATATATGAACATTATACCTCAGCTTCTTTGTCCTCTTCATCAAATGTGATGGGAAGTAGTAAGTTGTGCAAGGGCATGCAACATGAGTTGcttgaagatgaagatgatgaagatggCCAATTGAGATCAGTTTCAGATAAAGCTCTGGACATGATCTTCTTTTGtgctgaatgttgatgatcttgAGAGGGTGATGATGTTAATGTTGACAAGTATTTTGGTTCTTGTGGGAGCCATGGATAATTGTACTGTTTTAGTAATGGACTTGAAGAGCTTCTAAGGAGCATCATTAATTTATTCTAAACTTTTTTGAGGTAGTAGAGTTATAGTTTGACCTTTTATAGAggagagaatatatatatatatatatatatgaaaatttaaatcTCAACCCCACATTGTACTGTCATTTACCTATTCGATCTTGTTCACGGACTGAGCCGGaatttcaattttattgattCTGAATTTTCAAATAAGAATTTTAAGCGTTGGTCTTTGTTCTAATTTAAATTACATAGTTCGTGTTATTTCTAGTGTCAATCAAGAAAAACTTTATCGCGATATATTCGTATGGCATTTAATATTTAATTGTTGACTTTTATGACTTGTAGGTTGCTAAATatgttgaattattttttaaaaatcttaaaaattatatatttgagtgtattattaaaataaattttgactcTTAAAATTCAAACTATATTTTATACTTaggacaaagaaaataaaaattaatattacattgaatatttatacattttaatgaattttttaaataattacataataaaAGCTACTGAATTTGATTAAaacttgctttaaagatgaaatAAATTGAAGCTTGTCTAATCTGATTAAATATACATTACCTTTGCTGATTCATATAAAGTGAATTGGTGTATAACATATTTGTTAGGAAAAAACAACTGAGAATAAAAATTAGTAAAAGGTAACTTTTCATTATTATCCTTTCTATTTATGATTCGTTATTCTCTTCGAAAGTTAGTTAAAAATttcattaaatataaaaaatatttaatctatttaataaataattcacTTATGACAAAAAAATTTCTAACAATTTACTAGAAGAAAGTATATATTACttcatttatttcaaattatataaTTCACTTTTTTAGTTAATCGtaaaaagaatgatttatttctatctttaatatattttaattttaaaatattaaatttatttttataaaagtgatttCTAACCACATAAATATGATTTACTGTAGGTCACAAGTTTCAAAAGTGGCCGGCCTCTCTTTTCTATTCATTGACTTACAGATGAAAGGTTCGGACAGGTCCTTCGTCTTTTAAAAATCTCACGTCAAATTAAATTAGCTAGTAAAAATTAAGACGAAGAAAGTACAAGAAATTTTGTCATCTTCTAAGCAGCAGCAATTGCTGCACTAATGCACTTCACCCAGCTATTATGTCGGTGTTTACTGTCGTTATTTCATTCTTGTGGGACCCGTATACCAATGGTCATGTGAATCTGGGACCCATAATGCAGCACATCACATCCGGTGCAATGTATTTAACGGTTCAAATTTGTTTAGTCACGTGACACTGCGCACGTGCCAAAAAATTTTGGCAAACTGAGAGCAACACACAACGAAAGGGTAACATGATGCATTAAAATTATTAGTGTGTGTGGAATTTGCAAAATAGTCGGAGGATAAAAATTTTactatacatgattttattttgattcatgcaAAAAGTTGTCTCAATTTAGATGTGTAATCTCTTAATTATatgataataattttattaattatattaaaagttttcctttaaattgagagaaaataacTAATTTGTTTTCGAAAGTAAAGTTTGAAATGATAAGAtataaacaattttatttttattattttgagataggaaaaattattttcaataaagtctaaatttaaaaatcaaatttatttgaaaaagaatttcaaagaaataaaaatgatggcCAGATATCGAAAtacaaagcaaaaataaaataacaaatagcaaacaaaaatattgaagaaagaaaaaaactacaCAATTACtaaatgtataaataacataaataccaacccttttgaaagtaattacattcTCTCCCATttgttttaattactttactctctcttcttattaatatacataacatagccaacatatacatagaattttgtgtatatgttaaaatttttgtaatatatttaagaagttaaaattttttgtaatattaaaaacataaattatgtatttgtataatttcGAATTACTAAATACCACTATTAACAAAGACGAAAGGATATGAAGCTAAGCCCATATTTCTCCTAAGTAATGGGTGATCGCACTCGATTATCTACTAACATTATATTCATTAGTAAACCTATTAAAAAAGCAAATGAAAAGGGCCtaacttttttatatttgtatctatatttatatctataatatattgaaagtgtgaagtacttttaaaatatatttgaatcttttattctttattaaatttttacaattttttttaatatttatgaattaaaaattaattaaatatattcatgataaaaattttccttattagaagtcattagaattaatgaaaattaatacttgtttcattagttttaaatttttaaatcaattaaatttgattttaagaaatttgaaaaatccagtataataagaaaaatttaaatcaaTGTTTTTGTAAAGactttaaaaattagaaaaaaaaattaatatataaaaataataatcataccaTAGATATGGTTCAAATTAATgcatctctcttagcctctgacaGCATGAGAAAGCAATAATGATGATCCATCtatcacttgaaacttctgatgataatatatatatatatgtgtgtatgtttgtgtgtttatactaaaatatatgcatgaatttatattattatattaaagtgtgaaagatttttgaaaagtagtttgaactttttatattatattaaaatttttgtaataaataaaattatttaattttaaataattaaatattatacatGCGAAACACGTACGATTAAACTAATTACTTAAATTGCCACTCCATAGATTTTAGTGGCTGGGCTTAGCTTTCTTGTGGCCTGATAGATGGACCCACAAGAATTGTTTTTTGAAAGTGGCGGAGCCCATGGGCTTAATTTAACGGTGAGTTGGAAGACTGTTAGTCAATTCAAGACGTGCCCATGAATACTAGAATTGACATTGGCACTTTGCGAAttatatgatttaactatttttggACATGCTTGATGGCTCGATGGTAAAGTTGGTGGCAGACTCGaaatgattttttagttttttataatttaatttttgatgttatatattttttataaaaaaattttatttttatatacaaaaaatttaaaaaataattttctgctaTTCAATTTGTAAACATGCAGGAAATTTCATTCCCTTTCAATGATTCTCCATATGCATTTGAGAGTGATTTGTGCAAATAGAATTATTTAATATTGTTGTTTAATTTTGTCCATGTTTAATAGAGTGGTACAAAAGTAGTCTTGGTACTCAGGGTGAACTAGAATATTAGCTACAAGTTTAGTTGATTTCATTAGTCTTGTTCAAACTTTAATTTATCTTAAAAGTCTATTGAGTaggtataaattatttatttagaattCAGTGACTTATAAAAGTAGAATAcaaaattcataagttcaaaattCGCCTCTATCGTTACTACACACTTGAAAGgataaaaaaatcattcattcatcagtGATATTGGTGATATAGAGGAATACTTTAGTACAATTCTTAGTCTACCTCTCTTTAAATTGTTCATAAATTTTATCGAATTTGAAAGACTTGACTTGTTCACAAGTTATGTTGACGAGATATGACTTTAAAACAATATCCATTCAACTTATGTTGAAGTTGTTTGTAATTTTTGTCAAATTGGTAAGACTTGCATGTGTTGTTTTATTGTTCACAACTCATTCCAGAATTACAAGACTGagtactatttttattattctatccATTTCGTTAAATTGTTCACAAGTTTTTTCAAACTGCTAAGAGTTGATACTACTATCTTCATTTTGTTTTTTACCTTGTTAAATTATTCACTAGTCTTGGTTCATGAATTGGCAAGACCTGCATGTATTATTCAATTTATGGTAAGTCTTATTGGACTAACACAAGATTTTGTAAAATCTTCATTCTATTTTGCTTGTTCAGTTATTAGAAgccttttattaatttattatttggtatttgccctaaatttattttcttgGATGTTAAACTaggattttattttaagtttggaatattttcttatggcataataaaaaataaatatgtcattTAAATTGGTCTCAACTGACATTTACACTCTTCAATTTTGGGTTGTGcataagtagacacttaaacttaaataaaattgaataggTAAACACACACATCCTATGTGGCAATTCACGTGAGACTCAGACACCATGTGGAACACCATATATGATGTGTTTGTCTACTTGTTCtactttatataaatttaagtgTCTATTTGTACACACCGAAAATTGAAGGATATAAATGTTAGTGTAAGCCAAGTTATGTATTATGTCTTTTATTATTGATGTGGCTATCTATCAATCACTTCATTTTCTAAAATCGaatgactaaattaaagatgactaCTACTTCCATTTTAAGAATTACCTTGACGATGAAATGGCAAAATTGTGGTCCTGCCGTCGAACTTTCGTACTATTCTTTTGCGGCTATGATTGGAGTTTTCTTGACTGGTGTAGGATTGAAATTAGTTTCGCATGATAGGGAAACCAAGTTCAATACTATAAGGTCTATTTGGAATAAAAGAATTTGGAAAAGCAAGGGTATagtttttttcttccattattttgggtgatttttttttttttttttttttttttttttttttttttttttttttttaagattcagacgatttaagattcagacatctgaatctgaatacatgtctgaatgattaagatgttatctttagatctgaaaactgaatgattaaaacTATTTGTTTTTCAACACCTGAACGTACAAAAAAAttcatttgtatatataataaaataaaaaatactattcaaataaaaaactaattatatttcagaaaagtatgtaatttgatacaataaaattattatttgattgaaaaaaatatttatgtttttagtgatagtggagatggtttataatagtggttgcggtgacaatgattgatattagtgattagtaatgttagtggtgatatttatgatggttggtattgtagtgactgttatgatggtgacggttgatagtgatggtggtggttgcgatgtgacgttgcttgatgttagtagttggaggtgttggttatgatggctgaaaaatgaatgaatgatgattgacgatgtgttggtacTAGTTGGAGATAtcgttagttgtgatggtggagatggttgttagtagaaataaattgtagcgatgataGTGATTTAAGTGATGGTAGaagtggcgttactagtgacaatggtggtggccgACAAAGAATGTGTGGTGGTTGTGATGTATTAGCggtagttagcggtggtgctagttgtgatcgATGAGTCGGTCGATAGTAGGGATTGActggtagtggttgatgatggtgttGTTGTTAACGGAAGTAGTGAcattaaatataattagaataatagatgTAGTAGGTGTGATAGCGGTTGataatagtggttggtagcgatatttattgtcgatggtggttgtgatgatggaggtggttggtggtggttgacaataaTGGCGGTGGCAGattggtgactgatgattatgaatagagtagtggtgaatattatccaacaccagaatacctcttcagacctattaagacttgattctagatctgaatgattaagagctattcagacctattaagagctaaaatcttaataaaaacaagggaaaatttcagaaataacaactatagagccttaattgtaagttttatagcaactatttcaaaattacaaaaatagcagtatgtattttgtatttgagtaaactattgctagttaaatacatatacaattaaagatTGTGTTCCTAATATAACTCCAATCTGTTTCagtttaatatggtaaaaaatGGTTTCTTAAATTAAGGAACATTTAATTTGACAGATTTCTTAACCTTTTAAAACTCTATTGTTACCACAAACGTTAAATTACagcttcaaattcaaattcaaaaacggTTTCCATAATCAGCTTTTCAATTCAAATCCAAAATACTCATTCAAATTGAAAAacgtttttcttcaattttttttgttatgctGATCGAATAATGTCttgaagaaaatagtaaaaatacaaAGGTGCAAATACATGTATTTATCAAccacttattttttatttgtggttTAAGTAAAATATAATGCGAAATTTGCTGAAGAAATACCTGTACTTTTGAAGTAGTTGTATGTTTGAAAAATTTTTAAATCGTATATTAATTTTAGTCGTAGTTGGTGTTATAGTACTTATTTCAtatttagtaatatttttatttttttataatttctggaTGTTGACAATGGGAAGTATAGCTGTTCTTATTAAACACTCTGGTAGATGGACATatgaacaacaatatgaagattaCACCAGTGATGTGATATTGTTGAGCATAAACGCTATGTATGACCAACTTTACACAGTACTGGCTACTCACATTGATGTTGATTTGGCTTACAAATGTATTCAAATTGAGTATCAATTAACAGATAGTACAGGGCAAATACGTATACGTAACGACATGGGTTTGAAGGTCTATATTATGCAGAAAAAGGAATTGAAGGATATTAGTAGTTTGCCTTTGTATGTAAGTATTTCTGACAAGGAAAATTTCAGCACATTGGTATGTTCATCGTTGTGTACTGGCGAACCTATGAAGATGTCTGTCACTGATAGTAACTTGGTAAATACAAGTACTGAAAGAGCGTTAATTGTTCCTGCTTCAAATCAATGTTTGGATGCTTTTGAAATGGATACAACTAGAGTTATTATCTCAGACCCAtatcacaaacatattgaggttgaTCAATTTTATATCTCGAAAAGTGTATTAAAATCGTTAATGAAAGATTATACAATTCGAGAGAAGTTTCAATCACTATCTGCAAGATCTAGTAAAATCTGGTAAGTTtattgtgaattttattttattttcaatatgtgTTAATTGTATTtgagcatatgtatttatttttgtttgtagtTATACATTGTTGTGCAGATCcagaaattatgaatttttattctgTGCATTTGCTATCGGCGAATCTACAATGTTTTATGTAAGAGAATTTTTACCTGAACATACCTGTCCGATCAAAGATAAGATTTATCCTAAATTGCATGTTACTAGTAAGTTGATTGGTGGTATAGTCAAACCAAAGTTTAAATGCCACAAGTGGAAATACAGTCCATCTGATATCAAAAGTGACATGAAGgaagatatggatatggatttAACATATATTATGTGTTGGGGAGCTAAGGAACAAGCACTTGAATATTTAAGAGAGAAACCATCAGCATCGTTCGAAAAACTACCTGCATACATACATGTGTTGAACACCAGTTATCCAGGTTCACATATAAGAATGGAAAAGAATACAGACACTgagtttctatatatatttatagcacTAACTGCATTCATCTAAGGGTTTGATTATTGTAGACCTGTCATAGGGACTTTATACTGGCACTTTCGTAGCTGCGCGTACCATGGATGGAGTTGGTAAG
Coding sequences within:
- the LOC107877757 gene encoding uncharacterized protein LOC107877757: MMLLRSSSSPLLKQYNYPWLPQEPKYLSTLTSSPSQDHQHSAQKKIMSRALSETDLNWPSSSSSSSSNSCCMPLHNLLLPITFDEEDKEAEVEIMTKGLMLLPNSGLETMDGCEDTKEEKRHTRAVEQLVVEGGGSGGAGRGKKCGGGSDDSEYWDSSNHGSDHTDMYYTKMIQANPGNSLLLGNYARFLKEVRGNMEKAEEYCERAVLANPSDGNVLSLYADLIWRAHKDAPRAHNYFEKAVKVSPNDCYVLASYAHFLWDAEDEEEGKEKEQEKREEQMSNNINLSEPSFII